Proteins co-encoded in one Haloarcula pelagica genomic window:
- the glmU gene encoding bifunctional sugar-1-phosphate nucleotidylyltransferase/acetyltransferase, producing MHIDTAVILAAGEGTRLRPLTRNRPKPMLPAANRPILEHVFDALIEAGIERLVVVVGFKRDRVQDHFGPTYRDVPITYVLQEKQLGSGHALAQARREVDGPLLVLNGDRLIDAGTVEAVDASFAETGDPSIAVTERRDTSRYGAVELRGGDIADFVEKPRDDGYRLINAGVYAFPESIFEAIEETPRTAGELGITDTIERLVAHERVRGVEVDGMWVDATYPWDLLTVAREVLNRERVIEIARGEHVWVDTDAHVHDEAVLQGPVVIGPDCEIGAGAVIGPDTAIGANVTIGANAVVQRSVLDADTRVGPSSTLLDTVTGQDVDLGADTVVPGGSADVQVGTSVFENQRLGAVIGDWTTAAGDVSIAPGTLVGTDVTLHTGATIDSNVSEGVEVTR from the coding sequence ATGCACATCGATACCGCGGTGATCCTCGCAGCGGGCGAGGGGACCCGGCTCCGGCCGCTGACGCGAAACCGGCCGAAACCGATGTTACCGGCGGCGAACCGGCCGATCCTCGAACACGTCTTCGACGCCTTGATCGAGGCGGGCATCGAGCGATTGGTCGTCGTCGTCGGGTTCAAACGCGACCGCGTGCAGGACCACTTCGGCCCGACCTACCGGGACGTTCCGATCACGTACGTCCTCCAGGAGAAGCAACTCGGGAGCGGCCACGCGCTGGCACAGGCACGCAGGGAGGTCGACGGCCCCCTACTGGTCCTCAACGGCGACCGACTCATCGACGCGGGGACGGTAGAGGCGGTCGATGCTTCCTTCGCCGAGACTGGCGATCCGAGCATCGCCGTCACCGAACGCCGGGACACCAGCCGCTATGGCGCCGTGGAACTGCGCGGCGGTGACATCGCGGATTTCGTCGAGAAACCACGCGACGACGGTTACCGGCTCATCAACGCCGGCGTGTACGCGTTCCCCGAGAGCATCTTCGAGGCGATCGAGGAGACACCACGGACCGCGGGCGAGTTGGGCATCACCGACACGATCGAGCGGTTAGTCGCCCACGAGCGGGTCCGCGGGGTCGAGGTCGACGGGATGTGGGTCGACGCCACCTACCCGTGGGACCTGCTGACCGTCGCGCGCGAGGTGCTCAACCGCGAACGAGTCATCGAGATCGCACGGGGCGAACACGTCTGGGTCGACACCGACGCACACGTTCACGACGAGGCTGTCCTCCAGGGACCGGTCGTCATCGGCCCGGACTGTGAGATCGGGGCGGGTGCCGTGATCGGCCCCGATACGGCCATCGGCGCAAACGTGACGATCGGTGCCAACGCGGTCGTCCAGCGGTCGGTGCTTGACGCCGACACGCGCGTAGGGCCGAGTTCGACCCTGCTCGATACCGTCACCGGACAGGACGTGGACCTGGGCGCCGACACCGTCGTCCCTGGCGGTTCCGCGGACGTACAGGTCGGGACGAGCGTCTTCGAGAACCAGCGACTCGGCGCGGTCATCGGTGACTGGACGACCGCGGCGGGCGATGTCAGTATCGCTCCCGGGACGCTCGTCGGCACGGACGTGACGTTGCACACGGGCGCGACGATCGACAGCAACGTCAGCGAGGGCGTGGAGGTGACCCGCTGA
- a CDS encoding ABC transporter ATP-binding protein produces the protein MTERDLPSESRSGNVVWRLYTEYGRDGRRYAALGTVATLVGRALSLVPALVIGIAVDAVFLSERPYVLPFVPGEFVPDRPVGQLYFSITVLLVATVGGAVASWVEDWGWSVFAQRVQRTIRVDAYDALQGQELAYFTRRRTGDLMSVLNNDVNALETFLEDGLSATVWILATVGGIGAILVGLNPTLTVITLLPIPVLAAFTLAFTRIIEPRYLGVREQIGDLNARLENSVSGIEVVKTQGAERFETERVRQASDSYLRASLAAIRVRITYFPGLTVISGIGFALTFLIGGLWVLGVAPFGIAGTLTPGSFVTFVIYAQQFVWPIIRLGDVVDDYERAKTAGLRVDELLMRDPVVRDHPDATALTVSEGAVTFEAVTFAYGDEPVLQDIDIAVEGGTTVGVVGPTGAGKSTLLKLLPRLYDAETGAVRIDGQDVRAVTLRSLRRSIGYVSQEPFLFYGTVAENIRYGTFDATDDEVERAADRAQAGEFIRKLPDGFDTLVGERGVKLSGGQRQRLAIARTMLKDPEILILDEATSAVDTETEALIQASLQEFAADRTTFVIAHRLSTIRNAARILVLDDGRIVEDGSHEELLRADELYANLWRVQVGDIQSLPPEFLERALERQSAIVRDTDDT, from the coding sequence ATGACAGAGCGGGACCTTCCCTCCGAATCCCGGTCGGGCAACGTCGTCTGGCGGCTGTACACCGAGTACGGCCGGGACGGACGGCGGTACGCCGCCCTCGGAACCGTCGCGACGCTGGTCGGCAGGGCGCTGAGCCTGGTTCCGGCGCTGGTGATCGGGATTGCAGTCGACGCCGTCTTCCTGTCCGAGCGGCCGTACGTGTTGCCGTTCGTCCCCGGGGAGTTCGTCCCCGATCGGCCGGTCGGTCAGCTCTACTTCTCCATCACGGTGCTGCTGGTCGCGACGGTGGGCGGTGCGGTCGCCTCGTGGGTCGAGGACTGGGGCTGGAGCGTCTTCGCACAGCGCGTCCAGCGAACCATCCGGGTCGACGCCTACGACGCCCTCCAGGGCCAGGAACTCGCCTACTTCACGCGGCGACGGACGGGTGATCTCATGAGCGTGCTCAACAACGATGTCAACGCCCTGGAGACGTTTCTTGAGGACGGGCTGAGTGCGACGGTGTGGATCCTCGCCACCGTCGGTGGGATCGGTGCCATCCTCGTCGGACTGAACCCCACGCTGACTGTGATCACGCTGTTGCCGATTCCGGTGCTGGCAGCGTTCACGCTCGCGTTCACTCGGATCATCGAGCCGCGCTATCTCGGCGTCCGGGAACAGATCGGCGACCTGAACGCCCGCCTCGAAAACAGCGTCAGCGGCATCGAAGTGGTCAAGACACAGGGCGCAGAGCGCTTCGAAACCGAGCGGGTCCGCCAAGCCTCGGACAGCTACCTCCGGGCGAGCCTGGCCGCGATCCGCGTGCGTATCACCTACTTTCCGGGGCTGACTGTCATCTCCGGCATCGGCTTTGCGCTCACGTTTCTGATCGGCGGCCTGTGGGTCCTCGGTGTGGCTCCGTTCGGGATCGCCGGGACGCTCACGCCAGGTTCGTTCGTGACGTTCGTCATCTACGCCCAGCAGTTCGTCTGGCCGATCATCCGACTCGGTGACGTGGTCGACGACTACGAGCGAGCGAAGACCGCAGGACTACGCGTCGACGAACTGCTGATGCGCGATCCCGTCGTCCGCGACCACCCCGACGCGACGGCCCTGACGGTGTCTGAGGGGGCCGTTACCTTCGAGGCTGTCACGTTCGCCTACGGCGACGAGCCCGTCCTCCAAGACATCGATATCGCCGTCGAGGGCGGCACGACCGTCGGCGTCGTCGGCCCGACCGGGGCCGGCAAGTCGACGCTGTTGAAACTGCTCCCGCGACTGTACGACGCCGAGACGGGCGCGGTTCGCATCGACGGGCAGGACGTTCGAGCGGTGACGCTCCGGAGCCTGCGCCGGTCGATCGGCTACGTCAGCCAGGAGCCGTTTCTCTTCTACGGGACAGTCGCCGAAAACATCCGGTACGGCACGTTCGACGCGACGGACGACGAGGTCGAACGGGCCGCTGACCGAGCACAGGCCGGCGAGTTCATCCGCAAGCTTCCGGACGGGTTCGACACGCTCGTGGGCGAACGCGGCGTGAAGCTCTCGGGCGGCCAGCGCCAGCGCCTGGCGATCGCCCGCACCATGCTCAAAGACCCCGAGATACTGATTCTGGACGAGGCCACCAGCGCGGTAGACACGGAGACCGAGGCGCTCATCCAGGCCAGCCTTCAGGAGTTCGCCGCCGACCGGACGACGTTCGTCATCGCGCACAGACTGTCGACGATCCGCAACGCCGCCCGCATCCTCGTGCTCGACGACGGGAGAATCGTCGAGGACGGGTCCCACGAGGAACTGCTCCGAGCGGACGAGCTGTACGCCAACCTCTGGCGGGTCCAGGTCGGCGACATCCAGTCACTCCCCCCTGAGTTCCTCGAACGAGCGCTGGAGCGACAGTCGGCGATCGTCCGCGACACCGACGATACGTAG
- a CDS encoding DUF7344 domain-containing protein gives MCKVDEIFTAISSERRRLTLYHLERHLTLSLPDLAELVAETERGKDVRELTGERIKRVYMSLYHRHVPRLEAAELVRYDQETDVVRRTEAVPTALDTARETLQRIEAR, from the coding sequence ATGTGCAAGGTAGATGAGATATTCACGGCGATATCGAGCGAGCGACGGCGCCTCACACTGTACCATCTCGAACGCCACCTCACACTCTCGCTCCCGGACCTCGCAGAACTCGTCGCCGAGACGGAGCGGGGCAAAGACGTGCGCGAACTCACCGGCGAGCGGATCAAACGCGTCTACATGTCACTCTATCACCGGCACGTGCCTCGCCTCGAAGCCGCAGAACTGGTCCGGTACGACCAGGAGACGGACGTGGTCAGACGGACCGAAGCCGTCCCGACCGCGCTCGACACCGCCCGTGAGACCCTCCAGCGGATCGAGGCGCGCTGA
- a CDS encoding CheF family chemotaxis protein translates to MSNTEKKIADTQGKYLLAVSQGQRLTDAEWQNCRIILTTERIALLADGKRQIALDDIDRIADRFDVNQQSAGVSEYVGFHVGEDVILVSASNHAEFETDFYRASLNGAVIRVQHPALKGGVVQNAEWTKGRLKVNDDALRVAMADGQAVTIDRADIGDLAVEDKDIGGEERAVIEVEHSEEGISVETHLAGDEFHATVLQVMLEESAEQNRADLDLSSTEKRVIMALHSGVSPFDIPNFVGIDVEKTEAIFDRLIELDVISVVRERTEVNLTTKGRRVAGERMGEQ, encoded by the coding sequence ATGAGCAACACCGAAAAGAAGATCGCCGACACGCAGGGGAAGTACCTGCTCGCGGTGTCACAGGGCCAGCGCCTGACCGACGCCGAGTGGCAGAACTGTCGGATCATCCTCACGACCGAACGCATCGCCCTGCTGGCCGACGGCAAGCGCCAGATCGCGCTCGACGACATCGACCGGATCGCCGACCGGTTCGACGTCAACCAGCAGAGCGCCGGCGTCTCCGAGTACGTCGGCTTCCACGTCGGCGAGGACGTGATCCTCGTCTCGGCGTCGAACCACGCCGAGTTCGAGACCGACTTCTACCGGGCGAGCCTGAACGGCGCGGTCATCCGCGTCCAGCACCCGGCGCTGAAAGGCGGTGTCGTCCAGAACGCCGAGTGGACGAAAGGCCGGCTGAAAGTCAACGACGACGCCCTCCGGGTCGCGATGGCCGACGGCCAGGCGGTCACGATCGATCGGGCCGACATCGGCGATCTGGCCGTCGAGGACAAGGACATCGGCGGCGAGGAACGGGCGGTCATCGAGGTCGAACACTCCGAGGAGGGGATCAGCGTCGAGACCCACCTCGCCGGCGACGAGTTCCACGCGACCGTCCTACAGGTCATGTTAGAGGAGAGCGCGGAGCAAAACCGCGCCGACCTGGACCTGTCCTCGACGGAGAAACGGGTCATCATGGCGCTCCACTCCGGCGTCTCCCCGTTCGACATCCCGAACTTCGTCGGCATCGATGTCGAGAAGACCGAGGCGATATTCGACCGGCTCATCGAACTCGACGTGATCAGCGTCGTCCGCGAACGGACCGAGGTGAACCTGACGACCAAAGGGCGGCGGGTCGCCGGCGAGCGGATGGGGGAACAGTAG
- a CDS encoding CPBP family intramembrane metalloprotease: MSRPDIGPQSFDGGPLIPVVTYVLTIAVLSALALVSTGGSPPPLLGIGWGVFLVALAVGAFRVEGIDPRSVVPSGRSFGVAFAAVAAFWALYNAVSYGLALGGVPGFSAGASRVVAHPLLYLAAFGSSLLFTAIPEELLFRGYLQGSVASLVGERGRRATAVGIGVAAVLFALFHLPRWFLMSGHGVGTDLAVRLLGLLAAGLAYGLVYALSGNLWLVALFHATMNQRPLLATVHTEGLIHVLLPFAEYAAFVAAAFALCRLTGTEGPLVGRPGLSPSSSDD, translated from the coding sequence ATGTCACGCCCTGACATCGGTCCGCAGTCGTTCGACGGCGGGCCGCTGATCCCTGTCGTAACGTACGTGTTGACGATCGCTGTCCTCTCCGCGCTCGCGCTGGTCTCCACGGGCGGGTCGCCGCCGCCGCTTCTCGGAATCGGCTGGGGCGTCTTCCTCGTCGCCCTCGCGGTCGGTGCCTTCCGCGTCGAGGGGATCGACCCGCGGTCGGTCGTCCCGTCCGGCCGCTCGTTCGGCGTCGCCTTCGCCGCCGTCGCCGCGTTCTGGGCGCTCTACAACGCCGTCTCGTACGGGCTCGCGCTCGGCGGCGTCCCCGGGTTCTCTGCCGGTGCGTCGCGGGTCGTGGCCCACCCGCTCCTGTATCTCGCGGCGTTCGGAAGCTCGCTGCTGTTCACCGCGATCCCGGAGGAACTCCTCTTCCGGGGGTACCTCCAGGGGAGCGTCGCCTCCCTGGTCGGCGAGCGGGGTCGCCGGGCGACCGCCGTCGGGATCGGCGTCGCGGCCGTACTGTTCGCGCTCTTTCACCTCCCGCGGTGGTTCCTCATGTCCGGCCACGGCGTCGGAACTGATCTGGCCGTCCGACTGCTCGGACTGCTCGCGGCCGGGCTCGCCTACGGGCTCGTCTACGCGCTCAGCGGGAACCTCTGGCTGGTGGCGCTGTTCCACGCGACGATGAACCAGCGCCCCCTCCTGGCGACCGTCCACACCGAGGGGCTGATCCACGTCCTGCTGCCGTTCGCCGAGTACGCTGCCTTCGTCGCGGCCGCGTTCGCGCTCTGTCGACTCACCGGAACCGAGGGGCCGCTGGTCGGTCGCCCCGGCCTGTCGCCCTCGTCGTCCGACGACTGA
- the acs gene encoding acetate--CoA ligase: protein MTPGEGSGRDTALSERPALDPPSWFTEQANVQDPSISERFADEWPDCWEQAADLLEWDREYDTVFRGGEEPPFEWFPGGRLNASYNCIDRHLPERKNQLALIWEGHLGESRSYTYRELSREVNAFAAALREQGLDQDDVVTVYLPMVPELPVAMLACARLGVRHNVVFAGFSADALAERMERTGSQFLVTCDGYYRRGSAVAQKNKADNARIAVDQSVEVVVVDRLGLDVHLGSGYYDYDGLLDAHRGTEVEPVSRAAEDPLFRIYTSGTTGEPKAVDHTTGGYLAHVAWTSQSVLDIKPDDTYWCSADIGWITGHSYIVYGPLALGTTTVLYNGTPDHPEKDRLWELIDRYAVDVFYTAPTAIRAFMKWGEEYPAEHDLSSLRLLGTVGEPIDRRAWEWYREHIGGGDCPVVDTWWQTETGAILVSTLPGVDEMKPGSAGKPLPGVETAVVDPAGQSVEQGTAGELVVTRPWPGMPKSLLTGERWGEAATRGDEWRYYPEDGVVEDADGYLTFLGRVDDAINVAGRRFSTMELESTIAGVEGVAEAAVVGADHPTTGTAIYAYVSPERGRSEERLREEIEVAVADAIGEMATPREIVFTPDLPKTRSGKVMRRLLTAIANDEELGDISALRNPAILGELRTTTSNR from the coding sequence ATGACACCGGGCGAGGGGTCGGGCCGGGACACGGCCCTCTCCGAACGGCCAGCCCTGGACCCGCCGTCGTGGTTCACCGAGCAGGCCAACGTCCAGGACCCGTCGATCTCCGAACGCTTCGCGGACGAATGGCCGGACTGCTGGGAACAGGCCGCCGACCTGCTGGAGTGGGACCGCGAGTACGACACCGTCTTCCGCGGCGGCGAGGAGCCGCCCTTCGAGTGGTTCCCCGGCGGGCGGCTCAACGCCTCGTACAACTGCATCGATCGGCACCTCCCCGAGCGCAAGAACCAGTTGGCGCTCATCTGGGAGGGGCATCTGGGCGAGTCCCGCAGCTACACCTACCGGGAGCTGTCCCGCGAGGTCAACGCCTTCGCGGCGGCGCTGCGCGAGCAGGGCCTCGACCAGGACGACGTGGTCACGGTGTACCTCCCGATGGTGCCGGAACTCCCGGTGGCAATGCTTGCCTGTGCCCGCCTGGGCGTGCGCCACAACGTCGTCTTCGCGGGCTTCTCGGCGGACGCGCTCGCCGAGCGGATGGAGCGGACCGGCTCGCAGTTTCTCGTCACCTGTGACGGCTACTACCGTCGGGGCAGCGCCGTCGCCCAGAAGAACAAGGCCGACAACGCCCGGATCGCCGTCGATCAGTCGGTCGAGGTGGTCGTCGTCGACCGGCTCGGCCTCGACGTACACCTCGGGTCGGGGTACTACGACTACGACGGGCTGTTGGACGCCCACCGCGGCACCGAGGTCGAACCGGTGTCGCGGGCGGCCGAAGACCCCCTCTTCCGGATCTACACCTCCGGGACGACCGGCGAGCCGAAGGCCGTCGATCACACCACTGGAGGGTATCTCGCCCACGTCGCCTGGACCAGCCAGTCCGTGCTGGACATCAAGCCCGACGACACCTACTGGTGTTCGGCCGACATCGGCTGGATCACCGGCCACTCCTACATCGTCTACGGCCCGCTCGCACTCGGGACGACGACGGTACTGTACAACGGCACGCCCGACCACCCCGAGAAAGACCGGCTGTGGGAGCTGATCGACCGTTACGCCGTCGACGTGTTCTACACCGCGCCGACGGCGATCCGGGCGTTCATGAAGTGGGGCGAGGAGTACCCCGCCGAGCACGACCTCTCCAGCCTGCGCCTGCTGGGCACGGTCGGCGAACCCATCGACCGGCGCGCCTGGGAGTGGTACCGCGAGCACATCGGCGGCGGTGACTGTCCCGTCGTGGACACCTGGTGGCAGACCGAGACCGGCGCGATCCTCGTCTCGACGCTGCCCGGCGTCGACGAGATGAAACCCGGGTCGGCGGGCAAACCCCTGCCCGGGGTCGAGACGGCCGTCGTCGACCCCGCGGGCCAGTCGGTCGAACAGGGGACCGCCGGCGAACTGGTCGTCACCCGACCCTGGCCGGGGATGCCCAAATCGCTGCTGACCGGCGAGCGCTGGGGTGAGGCGGCCACCCGCGGCGACGAGTGGCGCTACTACCCCGAGGACGGCGTCGTCGAGGACGCCGACGGCTACCTGACCTTCCTCGGGCGGGTCGACGACGCGATCAACGTCGCCGGGCGGCGTTTCTCGACGATGGAACTGGAGTCGACGATCGCCGGCGTCGAGGGCGTCGCCGAGGCCGCGGTCGTCGGCGCCGACCACCCGACGACGGGGACGGCGATCTACGCCTACGTCTCGCCCGAGCGCGGTCGGTCCGAGGAGCGCCTGCGCGAGGAGATCGAGGTCGCCGTCGCCGACGCGATCGGCGAGATGGCCACGCCCAGAGAGATCGTCTTCACGCCGGACCTTCCGAAGACCCGCTCGGGGAAGGTGATGCGGCGGCTCCTGACCGCGATCGCCAACGACGAGGAACTGGGCGACATCAGCGCGCTGCGGAACCCGGCGATTCTCGGGGAACTGCGGACGACCACCTCGAACCGGTAG
- a CDS encoding bacterio-opsin activator domain-containing protein, translating to MTDDPDVLGQRGYRRLRRAAETYRADLVVRLGAEVGLRPAEMGRLRTDDIRPHGDAYFLAVRDGDGVTREAYLPSDVEHDVRKYARSNDRAPDEPLFDVSSRRLQMLVGEVSARAGEDDPELADVSSRDLRWRFAASLLADGVPPQIVCWLGGWERLDRLKPLLAEPDRGTVLTALDGTTQEEAPQRLRRLIAASADIGETLVGAGTGVEVEQTVCDRLTEAEGVGFAWVAERTGDGLTHQATAGTAPETAAAQLQGYRTALADTLDSRAVRVVEDGGFVAVPIVRGDTVDGVLAVGTESVDDATRDLLGALGTQIGNGLAAVERKRLLLADTVTELTFECTDEHAVTVGLSQALDCTVELSGLVPVGGGSLLYYLTVEGASAGPVLSQLTDDADVADARLIEDYGDGALLEVVVTDAPALALVERGGRVRDLTVTDGTATLVTELPGDTDVRPIVDAVVASYPETALSAKRETERPVESETGFRDRLADRLTDRQETVLRAAFHSGYFEWPRGSTAEELADSLDVSSPTLHNHLRRAQQKVLTAFFAEAPVEGSD from the coding sequence ATGACCGACGATCCGGACGTGCTCGGCCAGCGCGGCTATCGGCGGCTCCGTCGAGCGGCCGAGACGTACCGGGCCGACCTCGTGGTGCGGCTGGGCGCCGAAGTCGGGCTCCGGCCGGCGGAGATGGGGCGGCTTCGGACCGACGATATCCGGCCACACGGCGACGCGTACTTCCTCGCGGTCCGGGACGGCGACGGTGTCACACGGGAAGCCTACCTCCCGAGCGACGTGGAACACGACGTGCGGAAGTACGCCCGGTCGAACGACCGCGCGCCGGACGAACCGCTGTTCGATGTCTCCTCGCGCCGACTCCAGATGCTGGTCGGCGAGGTCTCCGCCCGCGCGGGCGAGGACGATCCCGAACTGGCGGACGTGTCCTCGCGGGACCTGCGCTGGCGGTTCGCCGCGTCGCTGCTCGCCGACGGTGTCCCCCCGCAGATCGTCTGCTGGCTGGGTGGCTGGGAGCGCCTCGACCGGCTGAAGCCGCTGTTGGCCGAGCCCGACCGGGGGACAGTACTGACGGCACTCGACGGGACGACACAGGAAGAAGCCCCCCAGCGGCTCCGCCGGCTGATCGCCGCCAGCGCCGACATCGGCGAGACGCTCGTCGGTGCCGGGACGGGCGTGGAGGTCGAACAGACGGTCTGTGACCGGCTGACCGAGGCCGAAGGGGTCGGGTTCGCGTGGGTGGCCGAACGGACGGGTGACGGACTCACACACCAGGCGACGGCCGGTACGGCACCGGAGACGGCGGCTGCACAGCTCCAGGGCTACCGGACGGCGTTGGCCGACACGCTCGATAGCCGTGCGGTGCGTGTCGTCGAGGACGGCGGGTTCGTCGCGGTACCGATCGTCCGGGGCGACACCGTCGACGGGGTGCTTGCCGTCGGGACCGAGTCCGTCGACGACGCCACCCGGGACCTGCTCGGGGCGCTCGGGACACAGATCGGCAACGGACTGGCAGCCGTCGAGCGAAAGCGGCTCCTGTTGGCGGATACGGTGACGGAGCTGACCTTCGAGTGTACGGACGAGCACGCGGTGACCGTCGGGCTGTCGCAGGCGCTTGACTGCACGGTCGAGCTCTCGGGACTGGTGCCCGTCGGCGGCGGGTCGCTGCTGTACTACCTCACCGTCGAGGGGGCCTCGGCCGGCCCGGTCCTCTCGCAGCTGACCGACGACGCCGACGTGGCGGACGCGCGGCTGATCGAAGACTACGGCGACGGCGCCCTGCTGGAAGTCGTCGTCACCGACGCGCCCGCGCTCGCGCTGGTCGAACGCGGCGGTCGGGTCCGGGACCTGACAGTCACCGACGGGACCGCGACGCTGGTCACCGAACTGCCCGGTGACACCGACGTGCGTCCGATCGTCGACGCCGTCGTCGCCTCGTATCCGGAGACGGCGCTTTCCGCCAAACGCGAGACAGAACGGCCCGTCGAGAGCGAGACGGGCTTTCGCGACCGACTCGCCGACCGGCTGACCGACCGCCAGGAGACGGTCCTGCGGGCGGCGTTTCACAGCGGCTACTTCGAGTGGCCCCGCGGCTCGACGGCCGAGGAACTGGCCGACTCGCTGGATGTCTCCTCGCCGACGCTGCACAACCACCTCAGACGGGCCCAACAAAAGGTGCTGACCGCTTTCTTCGCCGAAGCGCCCGTCGAGGGATCGGACTGA
- the acs gene encoding acetate--CoA ligase — MSDEDVQLEARLEEQEVFEPPAEFVEQANVSDEGIYEEFEENWPECWEQAADLLDWDESYDQVLDDSNPPFYEWFTDGSLNASANCLDRHLDERGDEAAIEWVGEPVEEDNVTYTYAELHREVNEFAAALREQGVSEDDVVTMYMPMIPQLPIAMLACARIGAPHSVVFAGFSADALATRMNAADSEYLVTCDGYYRRGDPLDHLEKANEGLAGVDHDVETVAVAERLLDGDGFGHDYADNQVAFDELAAAHEGESVEPVSRDAEDMLFLMYTSGTTGEPKGVKHTTGGYLSYAAWTSQSVLDIKPEDTYFCSADIGWITGHSYIVYGPLALGTTTMMYEGTPDYPDNDRLWQIIEDYEATQLYTAPTAIRAFMKWGQEYPDSHDLSSLRLLGTVGEPINPRAWKWYYKHIGDESCPVVDTWWQTETGGMMLTTLPGVGEMKPGSAGPPLPGVSADIVDVSGSPVEAGQAGYLVVNKPWPGMLRTLYNNDERFIDEYWREYSDVDSDDPADWVYFPEDGAKIDQDGYITVLGRVDDVLNVSGHRLGTMEIESAIVGVEGVAEAAVVGGNHEIKGEAVYAYVITEDGADEDEDLREQIIEAVEDAIGPIARPEQVIFTPELPKTRSGKIMRRLLEDIANGEELGDTSTLRNPDVVSDIEAKVRGD, encoded by the coding sequence ATGTCAGATGAAGACGTGCAACTGGAGGCGCGGCTCGAAGAACAGGAGGTCTTCGAACCGCCGGCCGAGTTCGTCGAGCAGGCGAACGTTTCCGACGAGGGTATCTACGAGGAGTTCGAGGAGAACTGGCCCGAGTGCTGGGAACAGGCCGCCGACTTGCTCGACTGGGACGAGTCGTACGACCAGGTACTCGACGACTCGAACCCGCCGTTCTACGAGTGGTTCACAGACGGCTCGCTGAACGCCTCGGCGAACTGCCTGGACCGTCATCTCGACGAACGCGGCGACGAGGCCGCTATCGAGTGGGTCGGCGAACCCGTCGAAGAGGACAACGTCACCTACACCTACGCGGAACTCCACCGCGAGGTCAACGAGTTCGCGGCGGCGCTGCGCGAGCAGGGGGTCAGCGAGGACGATGTCGTCACGATGTACATGCCGATGATCCCCCAGCTCCCCATCGCGATGCTGGCCTGTGCCCGCATCGGGGCGCCCCACTCGGTCGTGTTCGCGGGCTTCTCGGCGGACGCACTCGCCACCCGCATGAACGCCGCCGACTCCGAGTACCTCGTGACGTGTGACGGCTACTACCGACGCGGCGACCCGCTCGACCACCTGGAGAAGGCAAACGAGGGCCTGGCGGGCGTCGACCACGATGTCGAGACGGTCGCCGTCGCCGAACGGCTGCTTGACGGCGACGGCTTCGGCCACGACTACGCCGACAACCAGGTCGCCTTCGACGAACTCGCTGCTGCCCACGAAGGCGAGAGTGTCGAGCCGGTGTCCCGGGACGCCGAGGACATGCTGTTCCTGATGTACACCTCCGGGACGACCGGCGAGCCAAAGGGGGTCAAACACACCACCGGTGGCTACCTCTCGTATGCCGCCTGGACGAGCCAGTCGGTGCTCGATATCAAGCCCGAGGACACCTACTTCTGTTCGGCCGACATCGGCTGGATCACCGGCCACTCCTACATCGTCTACGGCCCGCTCGCACTCGGGACGACGACGATGATGTACGAGGGGACGCCCGACTACCCCGACAACGACCGCCTCTGGCAGATCATCGAGGACTACGAGGCGACCCAGTTGTACACGGCGCCGACGGCGATCCGGGCGTTCATGAAGTGGGGCCAGGAGTACCCCGACAGCCACGACCTCTCCAGCCTGCGCCTGCTGGGCACGGTCGGCGAGCCGATCAACCCCCGGGCCTGGAAGTGGTACTACAAGCACATCGGCGACGAGTCCTGCCCGGTGGTCGACACCTGGTGGCAGACCGAGACCGGCGGGATGATGCTGACGACGCTGCCCGGCGTCGGCGAGATGAAACCCGGCTCTGCCGGCCCGCCCCTGCCGGGAGTCAGCGCCGACATCGTCGACGTGAGCGGGAGTCCGGTCGAGGCCGGCCAGGCCGGCTACCTCGTGGTCAACAAACCCTGGCCCGGCATGCTCCGGACGCTGTACAACAACGACGAGCGGTTTATCGACGAGTACTGGCGGGAGTACTCAGACGTAGACAGCGACGACCCGGCCGACTGGGTGTACTTCCCCGAGGACGGGGCCAAGATCGACCAGGACGGCTACATCACCGTCCTCGGTCGGGTCGACGACGTGTTGAACGTCTCGGGGCACCGCCTCGGGACGATGGAGATCGAGAGCGCCATCGTCGGCGTCGAGGGGGTCGCCGAGGCCGCCGTCGTCGGTGGCAACCACGAGATCAAGGGCGAGGCCGTCTACGCCTACGTCATCACCGAGGACGGTGCCGACGAGGACGAGGATCTCAGAGAGCAGATCATCGAGGCGGTCGAGGACGCGATCGGCCCGATCGCCCGGCCCGAGCAGGTCATCTTCACGCCTGAACTCCCGAAGACTCGGTCCGGGAAGATCATGCGGCGGCTCTTGGAGGACATCGCGAACGGGGAGGAACTGGGCGACACCAGTACCCTGCGCAACCCCGACGTAGTCAGCGACATCGAGGCGAAGGTTCGCGGGGACTGA